Proteins encoded together in one Prunus dulcis chromosome 3, ALMONDv2, whole genome shotgun sequence window:
- the LOC117622796 gene encoding EEF1A lysine methyltransferase 2, whose protein sequence is MAGLRLGPDDSELSQQSRAAPADLISDDDRSVAADSWSIKSDYGSTLDDDQRHADAAEALSAANLRAPSDYSSDKEEPDAEGVTSMLGLQSYWDAAYADELANFREHGHTGEVWFGADVMEVVASWTKNLCIDISRGRMPNHVDNIKSDPVEQGDKYLSDWSVLDIGTGNGLLLQELSKQGFSDLTGTDYSEGAIDLARSLAGRVGLPNIHFLVDDVLDTKLERQFQLVGDKGTLDAIGLHPDGSIKRVMYWDSVSRLVAPGGVLVITSCNSTKDELVQEVESFNQRSVTQEHDETPKDKFQYLSHVRTYPTFMFGGSVGSRVATVAFLRN, encoded by the exons ATGGCTGGACTTCGATTGGGGCCAGATGACTCGGAGCTATCGCAGCAGAGCCGAGCTGCTCCGGCCGATCTCATCTCCGACGACGACCGTTCCGTCGCCGCAGACTCATGGTCCATCAAGAGTGACTACGGAAGCACTCTCGACGACGACCAACGCCACGCCGACGCTGCCGAGGCCCTCTCCGCCGCTAACCTCCGCGCCCCCTCCGATTACAG TTCTGACAAGGAGGAACCAGATGCTGAAGGTGTGACATCAATGCTAGGTCTTCAGAGTTATTGGGATGCTGCATATGCAGATGAGTTGGCGAATTTTCGTGAACATGGTCATACTGGTGAAGTTTG GTTTGGAGCTGATGTCATGGAAGTTGTTGCCTCTTGGACCAAAAACTTATGCATTGATATTTCTCGAGGTCGCATGCCAAATCATGTTGATAATATCAAGTCTGATCCTGTTGAACAAGGTGATAAGTATCTTTCAGATTGGAGTGTACTTGACATTGGGACTGGCAATGGATTGCTACTTCAAGAACTTTCCAAGCAAGG GTTTTCGGATTTAACTGGAACCGATTATAGTGAAGGAGCGATTGACCTTGCTCGAAGCCTTGCAGGTCGTGTTGGATTACCCAACATTCATTTTTTG gttgaTGATGTTCTAGACACCAAGTTGGAAAGGCAGTTTCAACTTGTTGGGGACAAAGGAACCTTAGATGCCATTGGATTGCATCCAGATGGTTCTATCAAAAG GGTAATGTATTGGGATTCAGTTTCAAGATTGGTGGCTCCTGGTGGAGTATTG GTGATCACATCATGTAACAGCACAAAAGATGAATTGGTGCAAGAAGTGGAAAGTTTCAATCAAAGGAGTGTGACCCAGGAACATGATGAAACACCCAAAGATAAGTTCCAATACCTTAGTCATGTCCGCACATATCCGACATTCATGTTCGGTGGATCTGTAGGATCACGTGTTGCCACTGTGGCATTTCTCCGAAACTGA